Proteins encoded by one window of Sulfurospirillum barnesii SES-3:
- a CDS encoding nitrate reductase cytochrome c-type subunit, with the protein MMSRKTLILASLLGILVASGCAVSQSYKEEELGLRKVDLYSEKTVVAESTAYSSVAAGESKVFERSFENAPPMIPHDVEGMLDMTKESNACTGCHLPEVAEAVNATPIPKSHFFDMRTQKVLTEMSQARYNCNACHAPQSNNQPLVKNEFEPEYRSKEGVARSNLLDTLNEGVK; encoded by the coding sequence ATGATGAGTAGAAAAACATTAATATTAGCCTCTTTATTAGGTATTTTAGTTGCCTCAGGATGTGCCGTGTCACAATCGTATAAAGAGGAAGAGTTAGGGCTTAGAAAGGTGGACCTATACAGTGAAAAAACAGTAGTAGCTGAATCAACAGCCTACTCAAGTGTCGCTGCAGGTGAGTCTAAAGTATTTGAGCGCTCTTTTGAAAATGCTCCTCCAATGATTCCTCATGATGTTGAGGGTATGTTGGATATGACAAAAGAGAGTAATGCGTGTACAGGGTGTCACCTTCCAGAAGTGGCAGAAGCAGTGAATGCTACACCGATTCCAAAATCGCATTTCTTTGATATGCGTACACAAAAAGTTTTAACAGAGATGAGTCAAGCTCGTTATAACTGTAATGCATGCCATGCACCGCAATCGAACAATCAGCCTTTGGTCAAAAATGAGTTTGAACCAGAGTATCGTTCCAAAGAGGGTGTGGCACGCTCAAACCTTCTTGATACCCTTAATGAGGGCGTGAAGTAG
- a CDS encoding chaperone NapD: MNISSIVVQAKPLHVKALIELFDASDFCDYHFSDENTGKIVLTIEGENIDEEMKKLKKIEATPHVISATMMMAYSEDELDLEREKLQNADAVPSVLNDENVKIEDIVYRGDLKKKIH, from the coding sequence ATGAATATATCCAGCATTGTTGTACAAGCAAAACCTTTACATGTAAAAGCCTTGATTGAACTTTTTGATGCCAGTGACTTTTGTGATTATCATTTTAGCGATGAAAATACAGGAAAAATTGTACTCACCATTGAGGGTGAAAACATCGATGAAGAGATGAAAAAACTCAAAAAAATCGAAGCCACACCGCATGTCATTAGTGCCACGATGATGATGGCATACAGTGAAGATGAACTAGACTTAGAGAGAGAAAAGCTCCAAAATGCCGATGCTGTGCCTTCTGTTTTGAATGATGAAAACGTCAAAATTGAAGATATTGTCTACCGAGGCGACCTTAAAAAGAAGATACATTAA
- the napG gene encoding ferredoxin-type protein NapG, with protein sequence MSNHETQHITARRKFLTLMAQSVGFSALGGMVWSGYIAEAKATPLILRPPAAVGEMDFLRLCIKCGQCVEACPYDTLSLAKPGDNKPLGTPFFTPRNIPCYMCTDIPCVPVCPTGALEKSRVSRVIEGVNELDITKARMGLAVVDVESCIAFWGIQCDACYRACPVMDSAIVLEYRRNERTGKHAYLVPIVNSTMCTGCGLCEHACVTEKAAIHVLPLEIAKGAIGGHYIKGWDTSDEKRLETQSSDVTTRTKRSEKSAQDYLNADEEVFK encoded by the coding sequence GTGAGCAATCATGAAACACAACACATCACAGCCAGACGAAAGTTCTTGACACTAATGGCACAAAGCGTTGGATTTTCTGCACTGGGGGGTATGGTATGGAGTGGGTATATCGCTGAAGCAAAAGCAACCCCACTGATTCTTCGCCCACCAGCAGCTGTTGGTGAGATGGATTTTTTACGTTTATGTATTAAGTGTGGGCAATGTGTGGAAGCGTGTCCTTACGATACGCTTAGCCTTGCCAAACCTGGTGATAATAAACCTTTAGGAACGCCATTTTTTACACCCAGAAACATTCCGTGTTATATGTGTACGGATATTCCTTGTGTGCCTGTGTGTCCCACAGGAGCACTTGAAAAGAGTCGTGTTTCTCGTGTTATAGAAGGGGTGAATGAGCTTGATATTACCAAAGCTCGTATGGGGTTAGCTGTGGTGGATGTTGAATCGTGTATTGCTTTTTGGGGAATTCAATGCGATGCGTGTTATAGAGCCTGTCCTGTGATGGATAGTGCAATTGTTTTAGAGTATCGCCGTAATGAGCGTACGGGAAAACATGCGTATTTGGTTCCTATCGTCAACAGCACCATGTGTACAGGATGTGGTCTTTGTGAACATGCCTGTGTCACAGAAAAAGCGGCGATTCATGTGTTGCCTTTAGAGATTGCTAAGGGGGCTATTGGAGGGCATTACATTAAAGGTTGGGATACCTCAGATGAAAAACGCTTAGAGACACAAAGTTCAGATGTAACAACACGCACAAAGCGCAGTGAAAAAAGCGCTCAAGATTATCTCAATGCGGACGAGGAGGTGTTCAAATGA
- a CDS encoding ferredoxin-thioredoxin reductase catalytic domain-containing protein yields the protein MITKIDMNSPEFMAELEKTEAFTDKVCAQFGFAYTPLDDVKESIQQGLTRNKLIYGKRYCPCFMVIGATKEEQIKAGNRLCPCTPALTEEIPNEGKCHCTIFCTPEHAKELAQEENVEEVAHTHARGLSQEECALLMKKEQLDGDELEALLEARGQGSVNFLLVDTREWMEWVGNRIKGTDVLIPTTSFHNALSQLNGKEETPLILYCYSGSRSAYCQRILKHMGFKTVLNLEYGIMAFYGECESGE from the coding sequence TTGATAACTAAAATAGATATGAATTCACCTGAATTTATGGCAGAATTAGAGAAAACAGAAGCATTTACCGACAAAGTGTGTGCACAATTTGGCTTTGCCTACACGCCTTTAGATGATGTTAAAGAGTCTATTCAGCAAGGATTAACCCGCAATAAACTCATTTATGGCAAACGCTACTGCCCCTGTTTTATGGTCATTGGCGCAACCAAAGAGGAACAAATCAAAGCAGGAAATCGTCTCTGCCCCTGTACCCCCGCACTCACAGAGGAGATTCCTAACGAAGGAAAATGCCACTGTACCATTTTTTGCACCCCTGAACATGCCAAAGAGCTTGCGCAAGAAGAAAATGTTGAAGAAGTCGCTCACACCCACGCACGAGGCTTAAGCCAAGAAGAGTGTGCGCTCTTAATGAAAAAAGAGCAACTCGATGGCGATGAACTCGAAGCGTTATTGGAAGCTAGGGGTCAAGGAAGTGTGAATTTTCTTCTGGTCGATACCAGAGAGTGGATGGAGTGGGTAGGAAACCGTATCAAAGGAACCGATGTGCTTATTCCAACAACAAGCTTTCACAACGCCCTCTCCCAATTGAATGGCAAAGAAGAAACACCGCTTATTTTGTACTGCTACAGTGGAAGCCGAAGTGCGTATTGCCAACGGATTTTAAAACACATGGGCTTTAAAACCGTCCTCAATCTTGAGTATGGCATTATGGCATTTTATGGAGAGTGTGAAAGCGGAGAGTAA
- a CDS encoding pyridoxamine 5'-phosphate oxidase family protein, with protein sequence MRRLEFSCEEKTLRDEILQSCEYGILSLSVDNLPYGVPLNFVWHKEALYYHGADEGRKVELIHANANASFSVVKPLSLIPSHFSNTRSACPATQFFLSLILEGKIEWVPCMDEKAEALNALMQKLQPEGGYDMIDAKNAMYQKMLSTLGVYKLMPSAISFKLKAGQNLSEERKKVLIEKLLERGTKLDELTIKMIKRYM encoded by the coding sequence ATGCGACGTTTAGAATTTAGTTGTGAAGAGAAAACGCTTCGTGATGAGATACTCCAATCGTGTGAGTATGGTATTCTCTCTTTGAGCGTAGATAATCTGCCTTATGGTGTGCCTCTTAATTTTGTCTGGCACAAGGAAGCCCTTTACTATCACGGAGCGGATGAAGGTCGAAAAGTAGAGCTCATCCATGCCAATGCTAACGCTTCCTTTAGCGTTGTTAAACCTTTGTCGCTCATCCCTTCTCACTTTAGTAACACACGTTCTGCCTGTCCTGCTACGCAATTTTTCCTTTCTCTTATTTTAGAGGGTAAAATTGAATGGGTACCCTGCATGGATGAAAAAGCAGAAGCGCTCAATGCACTGATGCAAAAGCTCCAACCTGAGGGTGGCTACGATATGATTGATGCCAAAAATGCAATGTATCAAAAAATGCTCTCAACGCTTGGTGTGTATAAACTCATGCCATCTGCCATTTCGTTCAAACTGAAAGCAGGGCAAAACCTCTCAGAAGAGCGTAAAAAAGTGTTGATAGAAAAGCTTCTTGAGCGAGGAACGAAGCTCGATGAGCTCACCATTAAGATGATAAAGCGTTACATGTAA
- a CDS encoding 4Fe-4S binding protein, whose amino-acid sequence MQERGRREVFTSLFGKKDAEKHRATSSFTCKDSEGLHVKAKIDILACMAWHHNMCQSCLDACDVRAISFLGLFRPHINEALCNGCDRCTKLCPSNAIHLYQKEES is encoded by the coding sequence ATGCAAGAGCGTGGCAGAAGAGAGGTCTTTACCTCTCTTTTTGGTAAGAAGGACGCAGAAAAACATCGTGCAACATCTTCTTTTACATGTAAGGATTCAGAGGGCTTACATGTAAAAGCTAAAATTGATATATTAGCCTGTATGGCATGGCACCATAATATGTGTCAGAGTTGTTTGGATGCATGTGATGTAAGAGCTATTTCGTTTTTAGGGCTGTTTCGTCCACACATCAATGAGGCACTGTGCAATGGATGCGATAGGTGCACAAAGCTGTGTCCTAGTAATGCAATACACTTGTATCAAAAGGAGGAGTCATGA
- a CDS encoding response regulator transcription factor: MKLLLLEDNASLCDVISDVLTQHGYDVRVFNDGERALEEINKGYHCFIIDINVPSLDGISILESIRLFNKEVPVIIISSNHDLEKIQTSYEIGCNDYLKKPFFIYELVHKIKKLCHVESSTIELWQGYIYDFKNQRLFNPQKEEIFLGRKEYLFLDLFIKDTTRTVPFFEIDEYVWQGEETTIFNIRALVKRLRSKLPEGAIKTIKEVGYRLDGLKDS, encoded by the coding sequence ATGAAACTTTTACTCCTTGAAGACAATGCATCGCTGTGCGATGTGATTAGCGATGTACTCACCCAACACGGGTATGATGTGAGAGTCTTTAACGATGGGGAGAGGGCACTTGAAGAGATTAACAAAGGATACCACTGTTTTATCATCGACATCAACGTCCCTTCCCTTGATGGTATTAGCATTTTAGAGTCCATTCGTCTGTTCAATAAAGAAGTCCCTGTCATTATCATCAGCTCCAATCACGATTTGGAAAAGATTCAAACCTCCTATGAGATAGGCTGTAATGACTACTTGAAAAAACCTTTTTTTATTTACGAGCTGGTGCATAAAATTAAAAAACTGTGTCACGTTGAGAGTTCAACCATTGAATTATGGCAAGGATATATCTATGATTTTAAAAACCAACGCCTCTTCAATCCCCAAAAAGAGGAGATTTTTCTAGGTAGAAAAGAGTATCTTTTTTTAGATTTATTCATCAAAGACACCACCCGAACCGTTCCTTTTTTCGAGATTGATGAATACGTTTGGCAAGGGGAAGAGACCACTATTTTTAATATTCGAGCACTGGTGAAACGCTTACGCTCCAAACTGCCTGAGGGGGCTATTAAAACCATTAAAGAAGTGGGGTATCGTTTGGACGGATTAAAAGATTCGTGA
- a CDS encoding sensor histidine kinase — translation MRHYAFFYAFYLFLFFSHTLMAQEEKRVLIIDSYPKNFKWSNDIILGIKDVLAKSDMDADVIYMSGKAAKSKEDYTTLRNLLEIKLKHTHYDLIIPVDKHAYTFLLHHYYDFFVNERILFSSMEFFSYEDALKQGLANKISGVIKERAIEDNVNIILTMIPSLKKLYILNEKNPEDKTNISIKNTLDAMRLNCEVEYIGDLSLQEMREKFSIFTPDETILFIPFYGGNYDQFYKNYKIAYTIDLFEIPVFATDSFFITRGIVGGKSILTYKLGETTGNLARDILRNPTASNKIITDKNHEYIFNHEKINKFKLEPFLLTQSLRFVNTPVRFLDKHKKYVDAILLILPLLILLILALIHNIYMRIKDEKKYRESELQKNKHQQFIIQQSKLAEIGDIFSSIAHQWKNPLVEITALVQKHAFSVGSAFDEKNDKYIHDIMVQVRYMTDTINSFQAFIMPSTTKTVFDVNEAIETMMGIISHTIKYNYIDVTIDISHATNLSVLGYKNEFMQTLLNIVNNAKEQIVHQREAKKIKRGLIAIVVYNHAHTVIIEISDNAGGIPEEKLPYIFDAYYTTKEHGHGIGLYMSKIILENKMNGTIKADNTPMGARFSITLGNVV, via the coding sequence ATGCGACATTACGCTTTTTTCTATGCTTTTTATCTCTTCTTATTTTTTAGTCATACTCTGATGGCGCAGGAGGAAAAACGTGTGCTCATTATTGACTCGTATCCTAAAAATTTTAAATGGAGCAATGATATTATCCTAGGCATCAAAGATGTTTTAGCAAAGTCTGACATGGATGCGGATGTTATCTATATGAGTGGGAAAGCAGCCAAAAGCAAAGAGGATTACACCACGCTTCGCAATCTTTTAGAGATCAAACTCAAACATACCCATTATGATTTGATTATTCCTGTGGACAAACATGCCTATACTTTTTTACTGCACCACTACTATGACTTTTTTGTGAACGAGCGTATTTTATTTTCCAGTATGGAGTTTTTTTCCTACGAAGATGCGCTCAAACAAGGACTTGCCAATAAAATTTCAGGGGTCATTAAAGAAAGAGCGATTGAGGATAATGTTAATATTATTTTAACCATGATCCCTTCCCTCAAAAAGCTCTATATTTTAAACGAAAAAAATCCAGAAGATAAAACCAATATTTCCATCAAAAACACCCTTGATGCCATGCGTTTAAACTGCGAGGTTGAGTACATTGGGGATTTGAGCCTGCAAGAGATGAGAGAGAAGTTTTCTATCTTTACGCCCGATGAAACCATTTTGTTTATCCCTTTTTACGGGGGCAATTACGACCAATTTTATAAAAATTATAAAATCGCTTATACGATTGATCTGTTTGAAATTCCTGTCTTTGCCACGGACTCTTTTTTTATCACCCGAGGTATTGTGGGTGGCAAGTCCATTTTAACCTACAAATTAGGAGAAACCACGGGCAATTTAGCACGAGACATTCTACGCAATCCCACCGCTTCCAATAAAATCATCACCGATAAAAACCACGAATACATTTTTAACCATGAAAAAATCAACAAATTCAAACTAGAGCCTTTTTTGCTCACACAATCTTTGCGTTTTGTCAACACGCCTGTGCGCTTTTTAGACAAACATAAAAAATATGTGGATGCCATTTTACTCATTTTACCCCTACTCATTTTGCTTATTTTAGCGCTGATTCACAACATTTACATGCGTATTAAAGATGAGAAAAAGTACCGTGAAAGTGAACTTCAAAAGAACAAACATCAACAATTCATCATCCAACAATCTAAACTGGCTGAAATTGGGGATATTTTTTCCTCCATTGCCCATCAGTGGAAAAATCCACTCGTTGAGATCACCGCTTTGGTGCAAAAACACGCCTTTAGTGTAGGCAGTGCCTTTGATGAAAAAAACGATAAATACATCCATGACATTATGGTACAAGTACGCTACATGACCGATACCATCAACAGTTTTCAAGCCTTTATTATGCCCTCCACGACCAAAACGGTTTTTGATGTCAATGAGGCGATTGAGACCATGATGGGCATTATTTCGCATACGATTAAATACAACTATATTGATGTTACCATCGATATTAGCCATGCAACCAATTTAAGCGTGCTGGGCTATAAAAATGAGTTTATGCAAACCCTGCTCAACATTGTCAATAACGCTAAAGAGCAAATTGTGCATCAAAGAGAGGCCAAAAAAATCAAACGAGGCTTAATTGCTATTGTGGTTTACAACCATGCGCACACTGTTATTATCGAAATCAGTGATAACGCAGGAGGCATACCTGAGGAAAAACTGCCTTATATTTTTGATGCGTACTACACCACTAAAGAGCATGGGCATGGTATTGGTCTTTATATGTCAAAAATTATTTTGGAAAATAAAATGAATGGAACCATCAAAGCAGACAATACCCCAATGGGGGCACGCTTTAGCATTACCTTAGGAAACGTGGTATGA
- the napH gene encoding quinol dehydrogenase ferredoxin subunit NapH, with amino-acid sequence MKTWIRTHRFTLARRVVQLSILSLYVAANAYGFMFLSGNLSSSLVMGTLPLADPFAILQMFAAGALVGIDVLLGALVILLFYMVVGGRAFCSWVCPMNIITDAANWTRKFFLLDKSVERKIWLSRNVRYYVLALSLILSFVMGVSAFELVSPIGMLHRGIIFGMGMGGAALLCIFLFDLFAIKHGWCGHICPLGGFYSLVGRLSLVRVKHDHTVCTSCMKCKEVCPEKHVLGIVSKSSGTIVSGECTNCGRCVEVCESHALFFGVRNYINTNVGEKNDE; translated from the coding sequence ATGAAAACATGGATTCGAACGCATCGGTTTACGCTTGCAAGACGTGTGGTGCAACTAAGCATTTTGAGCCTTTATGTGGCAGCGAATGCTTATGGCTTTATGTTCTTAAGTGGAAATCTAAGCTCTTCTTTGGTGATGGGAACACTGCCTTTGGCTGATCCGTTTGCGATTCTTCAAATGTTCGCAGCAGGTGCGCTGGTCGGCATTGATGTTCTTTTAGGCGCTTTAGTGATTTTGCTTTTTTATATGGTTGTTGGCGGACGTGCGTTTTGCTCATGGGTTTGTCCTATGAATATTATTACTGATGCTGCGAATTGGACACGAAAATTTTTCTTACTCGATAAAAGTGTTGAACGAAAAATTTGGCTCAGTCGCAATGTGCGTTACTATGTCTTAGCCTTGAGCTTGATACTCTCATTTGTGATGGGTGTGAGTGCTTTTGAGCTGGTAAGTCCCATAGGAATGCTTCATCGTGGTATTATTTTTGGTATGGGCATGGGTGGCGCAGCGTTACTTTGTATCTTTTTATTTGATCTGTTTGCCATAAAGCATGGCTGGTGCGGGCATATCTGTCCTTTGGGAGGCTTTTACTCTCTGGTTGGGCGCTTGAGTTTGGTACGTGTTAAACACGACCATACCGTATGTACTTCATGTATGAAATGTAAAGAAGTATGTCCTGAGAAGCATGTATTGGGCATTGTTTCAAAAAGCAGTGGAACGATTGTCTCAGGAGAGTGTACCAATTGTGGCAGATGTGTTGAGGTGTGTGAGAGTCATGCGCTCTTTTTTGGTGTAAGAAATTACATTAACACAAATGTAGGAGAAAAGAATGATGAGTAG
- a CDS encoding toxin-antitoxin system YwqK family antitoxin, with product MKWILSLLCSALMLYASERYYSVEELDVREDGLLLESKTKKPANGVGQFFYESGQVKSQTPFKNGLREGMGKTFYESGRLRSETPFVNDKIEGLKREYYESGVVQTEIYFKNDEANGLAKFYYPSGTLQGETPFSKNKANGIAKLYSPSGKLMRSIEFKEGEVLKGLDYDAKGNKKELSIEALSEATK from the coding sequence ATGAAATGGATACTCAGCCTTTTGTGTTCGGCGCTCATGCTTTATGCCTCAGAGCGGTATTACAGTGTTGAAGAGTTAGATGTTCGTGAAGATGGACTATTGCTTGAGTCAAAAACCAAAAAACCTGCCAATGGTGTGGGACAATTTTTTTACGAATCAGGACAAGTCAAAAGCCAAACCCCTTTTAAAAATGGTTTACGAGAGGGCATGGGAAAAACCTTTTACGAATCAGGACGCCTTCGTAGCGAAACCCCTTTTGTAAACGATAAAATTGAGGGTTTAAAGAGAGAATATTACGAATCGGGTGTGGTTCAAACGGAAATTTATTTTAAAAATGACGAAGCCAACGGTCTTGCAAAGTTCTACTACCCCTCAGGTACCTTGCAAGGAGAAACCCCTTTTTCAAAAAACAAAGCCAATGGCATTGCCAAGCTCTACAGCCCTAGCGGAAAGTTGATGCGTAGCATTGAATTTAAAGAGGGCGAAGTGCTCAAGGGGCTTGATTATGATGCCAAAGGCAATAAAAAAGAGCTCAGCATTGAAGCCTTGAGTGAAGCGACAAAGTAG
- a CDS encoding nucleotidyl transferase AbiEii/AbiGii toxin family protein, with translation MYDFSKQAHMLGLTLDALKSIGIDKEASLGGGTALSAYYWEHRYSTDIDIFINNANTLNDIRTYFASLHVNYDIRFPGHYVEIHLSSTEKIQFFETSPRTKAPCVCTELWGFQNIYIESVEEILAKKIRFRGEKGNTRDIFDIALGISKHPSFIEEALRCEAFSYDHLDGFKKALKSIVSSKDLMQIYEMEIAFINPAPLYQNLAFTAPKMLLEKLS, from the coding sequence ATGTATGACTTTTCCAAACAAGCGCATATGTTAGGACTCACTCTTGATGCACTAAAATCCATTGGCATTGACAAAGAGGCTAGTTTGGGTGGTGGTACGGCACTGAGTGCCTATTATTGGGAGCATCGTTATTCAACGGATATTGATATATTTATCAACAATGCGAATACTTTGAATGACATACGTACCTATTTTGCATCGTTACATGTAAACTATGACATTCGATTTCCTGGGCATTATGTAGAAATCCATCTAAGCTCAACTGAAAAAATACAATTTTTTGAAACATCACCACGCACTAAAGCACCTTGTGTTTGCACAGAGTTGTGGGGATTTCAAAATATTTACATCGAAAGTGTAGAGGAAATTCTTGCTAAAAAGATACGTTTTAGAGGGGAAAAAGGCAATACCCGTGATATTTTTGATATAGCCCTAGGCATTTCTAAACACCCTTCCTTTATTGAAGAGGCTCTGAGGTGCGAAGCTTTTTCATACGACCATCTTGATGGTTTCAAAAAAGCACTCAAAAGTATTGTTTCATCAAAAGACTTGATGCAAATCTATGAAATGGAAATAGCCTTTATCAACCCTGCACCACTGTATCAAAATCTAGCATTCACTGCACCTAAAATGCTACTGGAAAAATTATCTTAA
- the ychF gene encoding redox-regulated ATPase YchF, with the protein MGLGVGIVGLPNVGKSTTFNALTKAQNAESANYPFCTIEPNKAVVPVPDARLDELAKIVNPERIQHSTVDFVDIAGLVKGASAGEGLGNQFLSNIREVEVILHMVRCFEDENITHVENSINPLRDIEIIESELIFADVQQLDKKLDRLKRQAKLEKGAQALAEVATELRAHLDEIKPVSTFAKKDDENFQALDKELRFLSNKTIIYGANVDEAGLLEENEHVKALKAHAKVVGADVVVLCAKVEEEMVALEEEEAEEFLKELGIEESGLKQIIRLAFEKLGLASYFTAGIKEVRAWTIVKGWKAPKAASVIHNDFEKGFIRAEVIGYDDFIAYKGEAGSKEAGKMRLEGKEYVVQDGDVMHFRFNV; encoded by the coding sequence ATGGGTTTAGGTGTTGGTATTGTAGGGCTTCCAAACGTAGGAAAGTCCACCACGTTTAATGCGCTCACCAAAGCGCAAAATGCAGAATCTGCGAATTATCCGTTTTGTACGATTGAACCAAATAAAGCAGTTGTTCCTGTTCCAGATGCAAGACTTGACGAGCTTGCAAAAATTGTCAATCCTGAGCGTATTCAGCACTCCACGGTTGATTTTGTGGATATTGCAGGTTTGGTAAAGGGTGCGAGTGCAGGAGAGGGTCTTGGCAATCAGTTTCTCTCTAACATCCGTGAAGTTGAAGTCATTTTGCATATGGTGCGTTGTTTTGAAGATGAAAACATTACTCACGTTGAAAACAGCATTAATCCCCTTCGTGACATTGAAATTATCGAGAGTGAGCTTATTTTTGCAGACGTGCAACAACTCGATAAAAAACTAGACCGCCTCAAACGTCAGGCTAAACTTGAAAAGGGTGCGCAAGCCCTAGCAGAAGTTGCCACAGAACTACGTGCGCATTTAGATGAAATCAAGCCTGTGAGCACTTTTGCTAAAAAAGACGATGAAAATTTTCAAGCTTTAGATAAAGAGCTACGTTTTCTCTCCAATAAAACCATCATTTACGGTGCCAATGTCGATGAAGCAGGACTGTTAGAAGAGAATGAACACGTCAAAGCACTCAAAGCGCATGCTAAAGTGGTCGGTGCGGATGTGGTGGTTTTGTGCGCCAAAGTGGAAGAAGAGATGGTCGCCCTTGAAGAGGAAGAGGCGGAGGAGTTTTTAAAGGAGCTTGGCATTGAAGAATCTGGCTTAAAACAGATTATTCGCTTAGCGTTTGAAAAACTAGGACTGGCTTCTTATTTTACAGCAGGCATCAAAGAGGTGCGTGCATGGACAATTGTCAAAGGTTGGAAAGCGCCAAAAGCCGCTTCTGTGATTCACAACGACTTTGAAAAAGGCTTTATTCGAGCAGAGGTCATTGGCTATGATGATTTTATTGCTTACAAAGGTGAGGCAGGCTCAAAAGAAGCAGGTAAAATGCGCTTAGAGGGCAAAGAATACGTCGTTCAAGATGGCGATGTAATGCACTTTAGATTTAACGTTTAA
- a CDS encoding WD40 repeat domain-containing protein — protein sequence MKYFGAFFLFIGALFGAELAPFYTIEASGIVYQIEIKGDELLAGTSAGSIDVYHLKNASLQNRILFPKIKDFTGDEVAPKIFSVDKFENHYLAVVQASSGARELYVVEEGKPRVLIDSKANMMIAKAKFVDKNRILVALLSNELILWDSAKNKALYQTQLNPSHFSDFALNESRSMVASSGESGEITINDVNSGKMIKVLKGANVDNVYKVDFKQEKILCAGQDRRGVIYTLSDASHIRFDAPFLIYAGAISPSLTYAAFAFNQENDIVLFNLATKSKTHTLKGQKSTLNTILFASEKELVSSSDDKFIMIWRLP from the coding sequence ATGAAGTATTTTGGTGCTTTCTTTCTTTTTATAGGAGCCCTTTTTGGAGCAGAACTTGCACCCTTTTACACCATAGAAGCCAGTGGTATTGTCTACCAGATTGAGATTAAAGGGGATGAACTTTTAGCAGGGACGAGTGCAGGGAGTATTGATGTGTATCACCTTAAAAATGCTTCGCTTCAAAACAGAATTCTTTTTCCCAAAATAAAAGATTTTACAGGCGATGAGGTTGCTCCTAAGATTTTCTCAGTCGATAAATTTGAAAACCACTATTTGGCAGTAGTACAAGCGAGCAGTGGCGCAAGAGAGCTTTACGTCGTTGAAGAGGGTAAGCCTCGAGTGTTGATTGATTCTAAGGCAAATATGATGATTGCCAAAGCAAAATTTGTCGATAAAAATCGCATTTTAGTGGCACTTTTGAGTAATGAGCTCATCTTATGGGATAGTGCAAAAAATAAAGCTTTGTATCAAACGCAACTCAACCCTTCTCATTTTAGTGATTTTGCACTCAATGAGAGTCGAAGTATGGTGGCGAGTTCGGGTGAATCGGGTGAAATTACCATTAATGATGTTAATAGCGGTAAAATGATTAAGGTACTTAAAGGCGCAAATGTTGATAATGTCTATAAGGTAGACTTTAAACAAGAGAAAATTTTGTGTGCGGGACAAGATAGACGAGGGGTGATTTACACCTTAAGTGATGCTTCTCATATACGTTTTGATGCCCCCTTTTTAATTTATGCAGGAGCTATTTCTCCTTCTCTTACGTATGCAGCGTTTGCGTTTAATCAGGAAAATGACATTGTTCTTTTTAACCTTGCGACTAAAAGCAAAACGCACACTCTAAAAGGGCAGAAAAGTACGTTAAATACCATTCTTTTTGCCTCAGAAAAAGAGCTAGTCAGTTCTAGCGATGATAAATTTATTATGATTTGGAGACTCCCATGA